TCGGCGTTGCGCTGGCGTGGGATAAAGAAGTGGAGAGGGCGAAGAGAAGGGCAGAGGAGGTTGCCCATAAGGTGGAGCTCAGGACGAGGAGAGGGGAATGGCAGGGTCAGGACTACGAGAAAAGGAAACATCTTTTAACATAATGTTACAGTTCGGTAGAAGAACGGAGGATTTAAAAGGGATCAAATGTTACGGGGAGTGGTTTAATAAGGCGTCCCTTGAATAAGGGGGGATGGAATAAGAAAGCTGACGATGGGGGTTCACGCCCGCATCCTTTCCCTGTACTCCTCGAGCTTTTTCTTCAGGCTTTCATCCTTTAAAGCAAGGATCTCGATGGCGAGCAGTGCAGCGTTCTTTCCGTTGTCTATCCCCACGGTAGCAACGGGTATTCCGGGTGGCATCTGGGCTATGCTTAGAAGGGCATCCAGACCGCCGAGCTTCGCCGAGACGGGAACGCCTATTACCGGTCTGGTGGTATGGGCCCCCACAACCCCCGGTAAAGCCGCGCTTAGGCCCGCTATCGCTATGAAAACGTCGTAATCTCTTTTGGCGAGTTCCTCAACCTTCTTCGGGTTTCTGTGAGCCGAGGCAACCTCGACGTCATAATCAACCCCGAATTCATCGAGGACTTCAGTTACTTTTTCGGCTATTTTCGAATCGCTTTTGCTTCCCATAACCACGAGCACCCTCATGGCCTTCACCGGCTGAGGTTCACTTCAAGCCTTATAACTGTTTTGCCTGTTTTATGTTAAAACAAAGCTTAAAAACTAAAACTTTTAACAAATTTATGGTGAAGCTCATGAAGGTTCTGCTCGTCGGAGGCGGGGGAAGGGAGCACGCCATAGGTGAGGCCCTCGTAAAAGGCGGGGCCGAGCTTTACGCGGTTTCAAAACACCCGAACCCCGGAATCAGGAGGATTGCGAAGGAATACGGCCTCAGCAAAGAGACGGACGTTCAAAAGGTTCTGGAGTTAGCCCTGAAATGGAACGTTGATTTAGCCTTTATCGGACCCGAGGCCCCCCTCGAGAGGGGAATCGTCGACCTGCTCGAGGAGAACGGAATCCCGACCGTCGGGCCGGTAAGAGATGCCGCCAGAATTGAGACGGACAAATCCTTCGCCCGCTACCTCATGGAGAAACACAGGATCCCCGGGAGGAAGCTCTTCAGGGTTTTCGATGACGTTTCGGAAATGCGCTCGTGGATAGACGACTTCGGAAGACCGGTGGTTGTAAAGCCCCTTGGATTGACGGGAGGCAAGGGGGTTAAGGTCGTCGGTTACCACCTCAGGGACAACGAGGAGGCGAAGGCCTACGCCCGGGAGCTCATCGAGAGGGACGGAAGGGTCCTGATCGAGGAGAGAACCGACGGCGTTGAGTTCACCTTTCAGGTTTTCACGGACGGAAAAAGGGTAATTCCAATGCCCCTCGCTCAGGATTATCCCCACGCCTTTGAGGGCGACACCGGGCCGATTACGGGAGGAATGGGGAGCTACTCGTGTAAAAACCACAGACTTCCCTTCATAACGGAGGAGGACTACGAGAAAGCCCTTGAGACGCTGAAAGCCACCGTGAGGGCCATGAAAAAGGAGGGAACACCCTACAAAGGCATCCTCTACGGCCAGTTCATGCTCGCAAGGGAAGGCCCGGTTGTAATCGAATACAACGCCCGCTTTGGAGACCCCGAAGCAATGAACGTCCTGCCAATCCTACGGACGAGCCTGCTCGAGATAGCCGAAGGAATAGTCGACGGTAACCTCGGAAGTGCAGAGTTCGAGGAAAAGGCAACCGTTGTGAAGTATATAGCGCCCAGAGGATATCCCACTGATCCAATCAGGGGAGTTAAAGTTCAAATCAGGGAGGATAAAATCAGGGAAGAGGGGGCAGGGGTTTACTACGCTTCGGTTGATGAGAACCTCACAATGCTTGGCTCGAGGGCACTGGCGATTGTTGGAATAGCGGATACCCTTGAGGAGGCTGAGGAAATAGCTTCCCGGGGAATAAAGCACGTTGAAGGTGAAATCTTCTACCGCAAAGACGTGGGGACACGGGAGAGCGTGGAGAGGAGGATAAATCTGGCGAAGGAATTTGGAAGGGATGTAAGGTACTCGTGCTGAGGTGGTAAGATGATAGGTCGTGAAGAGATCATAGGCGTGCTTGAGGAGTATGACCCGGAAAGGATAACCGTGGGCGTCATAGGGAGCCACTCGGCCCTCGACATAGCCGACGGCGCAAAGGCTGAGGGCCTTCCGGTCCTCGTCGTCGCCCAGAGGGGCAGGCACAGGACCTACGAGAGGTACTTCAGGCTGAGGAAAACGAGGGACGGCCTTACCAAGGGCTTCATAGACGAGGTGATGGTCCTTGAGAGGTTCGCCGGGATAATGGACGTTCAGGAGGAGCTGAGAAGGAGAAACGTTATCTTCGTCCCCAACCGCTCCTTCGTGGTCTACACGGGCATCGACAGGGTCGAGAACGACTTTAAGGTTCCCCTCTTCGGGAGCAGAAACCTGCTGAGGAGCGAGGAAAGAAGCGAGGAGAAGAGCTACTACTGGCTCCTCGAGAGGGCGGGTCTTCCCTATCCGGAGGAAGTGAAGCCGGAGGAGATCGATGACGTCGGTCTGGTCATAGTTAAACTCCCCCACGCGAAGAAGAGACTTGAGCGGGGTTTCTTCACGGCCGCTTCCTATAAAGAGTTCCGCGAGAAGGCAGAGAGGCTTATCAAACTCAACGTGATCACCGAAGAAGACCTGGAAAGGGCCAGAATCGAGCGCTACATAATAGGCCCGGTCTTCAACTTCGATTTCTTCTACTCGCCGATAGATGAAGAAATAGAGCTTCTGGGGATAGACTGGCGCTTCGAGACGAGTCTGGATGGTCATGTAAGACTTCCCGCGAGCCAGCAGCTCACCCTTCCGGAGCACCAGTTCGAGCCAGAATACACCGTCTGCGGCCATGCGAGCTCGACTTTGAGGGAATCCCTGCTCGAGAAGGTCTTTGGCATGGCCGAGCGTTACGTCGAGGCCACTCAGAAGTATTATCCACCCGGAATAATCGGGCCCTTCACATTGCAGACTACAGTTGACAAGGACCTGAACTTCTACATCTACGACGTGGCCCCGAGAACTGGGGGTGGAACGAACATACACATGGCTATGGGCCATCCCTACGGTAACTCCCTCTGGAGGAAGGAGATGAGCACCGGCCGGAGGGTGGCCCTCGAGATAAAGCGTGCGATCGAGCTGGACGAGCTCGAGAAGGTAGTCACCTGAGGTGATTCCAATGAGATGGAAGGTAATGGTGGTGGTTCGTCTCAAGGAGGGCCTCAACGACCCGGAGGGGAGGGTCATCGGAAAGGCGCTCAAAAACCTCGGCTACGAAGTTAAGGACTTCAAGGTTCCAAAGTGCTTCGAGTTCGAGCTCGAAAGCCAGAACCCGGAGAAGGACGTTGAAGAGATGTGCATAAAGCTCCTCGCCAATCCCCTGATACATACCTACGAATACGAGATAGAGCCGGCCGGTGAGTGATATGCCCAAGTTCGCCGTTGTGGTGTTCCCCGGAACGAACTGCGACTTCGAGACGGTTGAGGCGATTAGAAGAGCCGGAGGGGAAGCGGAGAGGGTGTGGTACAAAGGCAAACTCAAGGACTTCGACGGCGTCGTTCTGCCCGGGGGATTCAGCTACGCCGATTATCTCCGCGCCGGAGCAATAGCCGCGAGGCAGGAGATCATGGAGGAAGTTAAGGAGCTGGCCAGAGATGGGAAGCCCGTTCTCGGAATATGCAACGGCTTTCAGATCCTAACCGAGTCAAAACTCTTACCCGGAGCCTTAAGGCCCAACAAAACCCCGAGGTTCATCTGCAGATGGGTGCACCTGCGCGTTGAGGACGTTGGGACGGCCTTTACATCGCTCTACGAACCTGGAGAGGTCATAAGAATGCCCATAGCCCACGCCGAAGGGAATTATTATACGGAAGATCCCGGTGTAAGGGTCGTCTTCCGCTACAGCGACGGCGATGGAAGGGTTACCGAAGAGGCGAATCCGAACGGATCGGTTTTCAACATAGCTGGAATAGCCAACGGGCGCGGCAACGTTCTTGGAATTATGCCCCACCCGGAGAGGGCGAGCGATCGCTTCCTCGGAAGTGAGGACGGCCTGAGGCTCTTTAGAAGCATGGTGGAGTTTGCAAGGAGGTGAGCACGTGTTTCCTCATGAGGAGAGGATCATCAGGGAAAGGCTCGGAAGGGAGCCCAACGGGATTGAAAAAGCCATGCTCGAGGTTATGTGGAGCGAGCACGCCTCCTACAAGTCGAGCAGGCGCTGGTTAAAGCTCCTTCCAACAAAAAACGAGCACGTAATCCTAGGTCCGGGTGAGGATGCCGGTGTTGTGAGGTTCGACGAGAACACCGCTATAGTGGTCGGAATAGAGAGCCACAACCACCCTTCGGCCGTGGAGCCCTACGGTGGGGCCGCAACGGGCGTGGGCGGAATAGTGAGGGACATCCTCTGCATGGGCGCTCGTCCAGTAGCGTTACTGGATTCGATACGCTTCGGGCCGATTGACGGGGAGCGCAACAGGTACCTGCTCGAGGGGGTTGTGAAGGGCATATCCGACTACGGGAACAGAATAGGCGTCCCGACGGTTGGGGGGGAAGCGGAGTTCGATGAGAGCCTTGAGGGTTACACGCTCGTGAACGTGGCGTGCGTTGGACTGATGAAGCCCGAAGACCTCGTCCACAGCTACGTTACTGAGGCCGGGCTCAAGCTGGTCCTCGTCGGCAACAGGACGGGAAGGGACGGAATCCATGGGGTTACGTTCGCGAGCGAGGAGCTGAGCGAAAACGAAGAGGACCGCTCCGCGGTGCAGATTCCGGACCCCTTCACGGAGAAGCTTTTAATTGAGGCAACCCTTGAAGCGCTCAAGACCGGAAAGATTAAGGCTCTAAAGGACCTCGGCGGCGGCGGTTTGACCTGCGCTTCCTCGGAGATGGCTGGAAAGAAGGGCTTTGGGGCTATAATTTATGCTGATAGGGTTCCCCAAAGAGAGCCCAGCATGAACGCCGTGGAGGTCATGATCTCGGAGAGTCAGGAGAGGATGCTCTTTGCAGTCAGGGAGGAGGATCTGGAAGAGATAGCGAAGATCTTTGAGAAGTACGGGCTCGAATGGGCCGTGGTGGGTGAAATAACAGAGGAGCCACGCTTCGTCGTTTACTGGGGCGACGAGAGGGTTGCGGACCTGCCGGTAGAACTTCTGGTGGAGGTTCCCACGATAGAATGGGAGGCCGAGCCTTACACCCTCGAAAGGGACGTAAAAACTCCGGACGTAAGCATCGAGGAAGCCCTCCTTAAGGTGCTCTCAAGTCCGAACGTAATTAGCAAGCGCTGGATCTGGGAGCAGTACGACCACGAGGTTCAGGGGAGAACGGTGTTAAAGCCCGGCCTCGACGCGGCGGTGCTTAAAATAAACGACGAATACGGACTGGCGGTTGTGAGCGACAGCAATCCCTCCTACAGCCACCTTAACCCCTACCATGGAGCGATGGGGACGGTTGCTGAAGTCGTTAGAAACCTCGTCAGCGTTGGGGCGAGACCTCTGGCGCTGGTGGACAACCTCAACTTCGCGTCTCCAGAAAGGCCCCATGTTTACTGGAGCTTTACGGAGACGGTTAAAGGTCTTAGGGATGCCGCGAGGGTTTTTGGACTGGCTTACGTGAGCGGAAACGTGAGTTTCTACAACGAGATCAACGGCA
The window above is part of the Thermococcus sp. P6 genome. Proteins encoded here:
- the purE gene encoding 5-(carboxyamino)imidazole ribonucleotide mutase → MRVLVVMGSKSDSKIAEKVTEVLDEFGVDYDVEVASAHRNPKKVEELAKRDYDVFIAIAGLSAALPGVVGAHTTRPVIGVPVSAKLGGLDALLSIAQMPPGIPVATVGIDNGKNAALLAIEILALKDESLKKKLEEYRERMRA
- the purD gene encoding phosphoribosylamine--glycine ligase, with amino-acid sequence MKVLLVGGGGREHAIGEALVKGGAELYAVSKHPNPGIRRIAKEYGLSKETDVQKVLELALKWNVDLAFIGPEAPLERGIVDLLEENGIPTVGPVRDAARIETDKSFARYLMEKHRIPGRKLFRVFDDVSEMRSWIDDFGRPVVVKPLGLTGGKGVKVVGYHLRDNEEAKAYARELIERDGRVLIEERTDGVEFTFQVFTDGKRVIPMPLAQDYPHAFEGDTGPITGGMGSYSCKNHRLPFITEEDYEKALETLKATVRAMKKEGTPYKGILYGQFMLAREGPVVIEYNARFGDPEAMNVLPILRTSLLEIAEGIVDGNLGSAEFEEKATVVKYIAPRGYPTDPIRGVKVQIREDKIREEGAGVYYASVDENLTMLGSRALAIVGIADTLEEAEEIASRGIKHVEGEIFYRKDVGTRESVERRINLAKEFGRDVRYSC
- a CDS encoding formate--phosphoribosylaminoimidazolecarboxamide ligase family protein, which produces MIGREEIIGVLEEYDPERITVGVIGSHSALDIADGAKAEGLPVLVVAQRGRHRTYERYFRLRKTRDGLTKGFIDEVMVLERFAGIMDVQEELRRRNVIFVPNRSFVVYTGIDRVENDFKVPLFGSRNLLRSEERSEEKSYYWLLERAGLPYPEEVKPEEIDDVGLVIVKLPHAKKRLERGFFTAASYKEFREKAERLIKLNVITEEDLERARIERYIIGPVFNFDFFYSPIDEEIELLGIDWRFETSLDGHVRLPASQQLTLPEHQFEPEYTVCGHASSTLRESLLEKVFGMAERYVEATQKYYPPGIIGPFTLQTTVDKDLNFYIYDVAPRTGGGTNIHMAMGHPYGNSLWRKEMSTGRRVALEIKRAIELDELEKVVT
- the purS gene encoding phosphoribosylformylglycinamidine synthase subunit PurS, with the translated sequence MRWKVMVVVRLKEGLNDPEGRVIGKALKNLGYEVKDFKVPKCFEFELESQNPEKDVEEMCIKLLANPLIHTYEYEIEPAGE
- the purQ gene encoding phosphoribosylformylglycinamidine synthase I, producing MPKFAVVVFPGTNCDFETVEAIRRAGGEAERVWYKGKLKDFDGVVLPGGFSYADYLRAGAIAARQEIMEEVKELARDGKPVLGICNGFQILTESKLLPGALRPNKTPRFICRWVHLRVEDVGTAFTSLYEPGEVIRMPIAHAEGNYYTEDPGVRVVFRYSDGDGRVTEEANPNGSVFNIAGIANGRGNVLGIMPHPERASDRFLGSEDGLRLFRSMVEFARR
- the purL gene encoding phosphoribosylformylglycinamidine synthase subunit PurL, whose protein sequence is MFPHEERIIRERLGREPNGIEKAMLEVMWSEHASYKSSRRWLKLLPTKNEHVILGPGEDAGVVRFDENTAIVVGIESHNHPSAVEPYGGAATGVGGIVRDILCMGARPVALLDSIRFGPIDGERNRYLLEGVVKGISDYGNRIGVPTVGGEAEFDESLEGYTLVNVACVGLMKPEDLVHSYVTEAGLKLVLVGNRTGRDGIHGVTFASEELSENEEDRSAVQIPDPFTEKLLIEATLEALKTGKIKALKDLGGGGLTCASSEMAGKKGFGAIIYADRVPQREPSMNAVEVMISESQERMLFAVREEDLEEIAKIFEKYGLEWAVVGEITEEPRFVVYWGDERVADLPVELLVEVPTIEWEAEPYTLERDVKTPDVSIEEALLKVLSSPNVISKRWIWEQYDHEVQGRTVLKPGLDAAVLKINDEYGLAVVSDSNPSYSHLNPYHGAMGTVAEVVRNLVSVGARPLALVDNLNFASPERPHVYWSFTETVKGLRDAARVFGLAYVSGNVSFYNEINGRPIKPTPVVAGLGKVRLERIMTMDFKEEGDLIGIVGLTRRELGGSELYRVLGVERGIAPRVDPEREREKAGGILKAIELGLVKAVHDVSRGGIAVALTEMAVSGNLGFEVEIARIPTEGKMDPLEVLFSESHGRFLITFEEENLKEIGELFGEFAVIGRVGGKRLVFRNFEEVSIDLKKAGELYESFPELLGE